A stretch of DNA from Micromonospora peucetia:
GTGGAGTCCGAGAGCAGCAGGTCCACACCCTCGGCGCCGAGCCGGGCGAAGCCGGCCAGATCGGTGATCCGGCCGTCCAGCGGGAGCTGGTCCATCTTGAAGTCGCCGGTGTGCAGCACCAGGCCGGCCGGGGTGCGGATGGCCACGGCGAGCGCGTCGGGAATCGAGTGGTTGACCGCGAAGAACTCGCACTCGAACGGGCCGAGCCGCTCCCGACCGCCCTCCCGCACCGTCAGCGTGTACGGCTGGATCCGCCGCTCGGCGAGCTTGGCCTCGACCAGGGCGAGGGTGAACTGGGAGCCGACCAGCGGAATGTCGGGTTTGTGCGCGAGCAGGTACGGCACCGCGCCGATGTGGTCCTCATGGCCGTGGGTGAGCACGATCGCCTGGACGTCGTCGAGCCGGTCCAGGATCGGACCGAAGTCGGGCAGGATCAGGTCCACCCCGGGCTGCTCCACGTCGGGGAAGAGCACCCCGCAGTCGACCACCAGCAGCTTGCCGTCGTACTCGAAGACGGTCATGTTGCGACCGATGGCGCCGAGCCCGCCGAGCGGGGTGATCCGCAGCCCACCCTCCGGCAGCGGCGGGGGCAGTTCCGTCTCGTTGTGCGCCTCGGTCACGCGTCCACCTCATTCTGCGACGCCGTCAACCGGCGTCCTTCGTGTCGTTCGGTCATTCGGGAAGTTCCAGGCCCGCCGCCGCGCTGTCGGCGCGGAGCTGGGCGATCTCTTCGTCGGTGGCGTCCACCAGCGGCGGACGCACCGGCCCGGCAGGCTTCCCGGCGGCGGCCAGGCCCGCCTTGACCAGGATCACGCCCTGGGCACGGAAGATGCCGGTGAACAGCGGCAGCAGCCGCCGGTGCAGGCTCAGCGCGGCGGCGGTGTCACCCGCGTCGTACGCCTCGATCATCTGCTTGGTGAGCGCGCCGGTGAAGTGGGTCGAGGTGCCGACCACGCCGACACCTCCCACGGCCAGCGAGGGCAGGGTGAGCGAGTCCTCGCCGCTGTAGAAGGCGAGGTTCGTCCGGCTGGTGACCCAGCCGGTGGCGGTCAGGTCGCCCTTGGCGTCCTTCACCGCGACGATCCGGCCGTGCTCGGCCAGGCGCACCATCGTCTCGGTGTCGATCGGCACGCCCGCCCGGTGCGGGATGTCGTAGAGCATCACCGGCAGGCCGGTGGCGTCCGCGACGGCGGTGAAGTGCCGCAGCAGGCCGCTCTGCGGCGGCTTGCTGTAGTAGGGGGTGACCACGAGCAGGCCGTGCGCGCCGGCCTTCTCGGCGGCGGCCGACAACTCGATGGTGTGCCGGGTGTCGTTGGTGCCGACCCCGGCCACCACCTTGGCGCGGTCGCCGACGGCCTCCACCACGGCCCGGATCAGCTGTTCCTTCTCCGTGTCGGTGGTGGTCGGCGACTCGCCGGTGGTGCCGTTGACCACCAGCGCGTCGTTGCCCTGCTCGTCGACCAGGTAGCTGGCGAGGCGCGCGGCGCCGTCGAGGTCGAGCGAGCCGTCGGCGGTGAACGGGGTCACCATGGCCGTGAGCACTCGCCCGAAGGGGCGGGACACCGCCCGGGTGGGCGTGTCAGGGTGGTCGTGCGTCATGCCACCAACCTAGCGGACGAGCACCGGCGGCTTACCGGGGAAGGCCTCAGGACAGCTCGGCGTGCGGGCTGGCGGCGACCTCGGTGCCGTCGGGCAGGGCCGAGATGACGAAGTCGGCGAAGACGTTCGGGGCGACTCCCTGGAGCTGCCGCAGGCACTCCACCGCCAGCTCACGGATCTCCACGTCGGCGTGCTCGGTGGCGCGCATGGCGATGAAGTGCCGCCAGGCCCGGTAGTTGCCGGTGACCACGATGCGGGTCTCGGTGGCGTTGGGCAGCACCGCGCGGGCCGCCTGCCGGGCCTGCTTGCGCCGTAGCGTGGCGTTCTCCACGTCGGCGAAGCGCCGCTCCAGGCCCTCCAGCAGCTCGTTGTACGCGCGCACGCTCGCCTCGGCTGCCTCCACGAACTTCTTGTGCAGCTCCGGGTCGTCGGCGATCACCGAGGGCTCGACCATGGCGGCGTCGCGCTCCGGCACGTACCGCTGGGAGAGCTGGGAGTACGAGAAGTGCCGGTGCCGGATCAGCTCGTGGGTGAAGGAGCGGGACACCCCGCTGAAGTAGAAGCTGACCGACCCGTGCTCCAGCACACTCAGGTGGCCGACCTCCAGGATGTGCGCGAGGTAGCCCGCGTTGGTGGCGGTGGCCGGGTTCGGCTTCTTCCAGCTCTGGTAGCAGGCCCGGCCGGCGAACTCAGCGAGCGCCTGGCCGCCTTCGGCGTCGGTCGACCACGGCACCTCTTCGGGTGTCTCGAAGTGGGTCCACGCGACGAGCTTGACCTGGGGCTGCACCATCTCCGGCATTCCTGGGACTGTAGTGGCCCGGCGGTCGCGGGGAAAAGTTGGGCTCACCGGCCGAACGGGTCGTTGAGCTGCGAATTATGGACAGGCGCCGGTCCACCCGAACGGCACGTGTCCAAGATCTCGGCGGAGTTCCGGCGACCGGCGCCTCCGTCCGCGACACGGCGCACCCGGCGAGCTCGATGCCACGCCCACCGCCCCAGCCCACACCATCGACGAGTACACGGCGGCGCTGTCGAGCTGCCCCACCGATGGGGCACACACCTACGTCGGCGAGCTGTGACAGCCGTCAAGGTCCAGGCAGTCAACATCGACCGTGGAGGTCTGCTGAGCCACCCACCACGGACCGACAGGAGTTGTGACAGTCACCCACCAACCCGACAGATGCTCTGGCAGCCACCGCGAGGCGGCCAGCCGGAACGGCCGTCTCATCTCAGCCTGGCAGACGCGCACCGGAGCGGTCCTACAGGTGGGGCAGCTCGACAGCGCCGCAACGGGCTACGCCGGCGGCGGCTGGCGGACAGCGGGCGACTGTCAGCGGCCAGCGTCCTGGCGGCTGGCGGTCGGGTCGGACGATGCTGGGAACGACCGGCGGCGGTTGGCCTCACTCCGGGCGTCGAGGGCGACGTGTTCGGCCCACCCCGCCCGGCCCGACTCTGTTCGGCCCGACTCGACCCGGTCCGGGCCGTGCCGTTCAGGGGACGGGTCAGACGTAGAGGGAGGTGAACGGGGCCCAGGGGAGGTTGCGCAGCACCGAGAAGGCCAGCCAGGCGGCCAGGAAGACGCCGATCATCCGGGAACTGATCCGCAGCTCGGGCAGACGCCAGCCGAACGCCTGCCGGCCCGCCCAGGCGACGAAGAGGTAGGCCAGGAAGGGCAGCGCGAAGACGAAGAGGAAGTGGTGCCGGGCGGCGGCCGGCAGGTCGGCGTGCAGCACGTACCAGAGCGCGCGGGTGCCGCCGCAGCCCGGGCAGTCCAGCCCCGTGGTCAGCTTGAGCAGGCAGGTCGGCGCGGCGTCCGGGGCCGAGCGGGTGGGGTCGCTGAGCAGTGCGTAGCCGATACCGGCGGCGACGCAGCCGAGCGCGGCCAGCGGCACCGCCCAGCGCGGCGAGCGCTCGTAGAGACGGACGACGAAGCGGGTGAGCCGGTCCGGCTCGGGAACCGGGTAGGGCGGCACCGGGTAGGGCGGCACCTGGCCTGCCGGCCATCCGTCGGCCGGAGCCGTCGGCCACTGCTGGGGCGGGGCGTCGACCCCGCCGGTCTGCGGATGCGGCTGGGGGGCCGGTCCGTCAACGCTCTTCACGTCGCTCACCGTACACCGGCCAGGCCCGCCAGCGCGGCGGCCAGCGGGGCGGCCAGGTCGCCGGCGGCGGGCGGGGCCACCGCGTCCAGGCGCAGCCAGCCGGCGAGGCGGTGCAGCTCGGCGGCGAGCGCCAGCGCGGTCTCGCCCGGATCGACGCCCGGCTCACCCCAGGCGGCCGGGACCAGCAGCACGCCGGCCTTCCGGTCGGCCTTCAGGTCGACCCGGGCGGTGAACCGCTCCCCCTGCAGGAAGGGCAGCACGTAGTAGCCGTACGCCCGCTGTGGCGCCGGCACGTAGATCTCGATCCGGTAGCTGAAGTCGAAGAGCCGCTCGGCGCGGGCCCGCTCCCAGACCACCGGGTCGAACGGGCTGACCAGGGTGTTGCCGCGCACCCAGCGGGGCAGCCGCGCCCCGGCGTGCAGCCAGGCCGGCCGCTGCCAGCCCTGCACCACGACGGGCAACAGCTCGCCCGCCTCGACCAGCTCGGCGATGGCCTGCCGGGCACCGGCAGCCGGCAGCCGGAAGTAGTCGCGCAGCTCCGGCTCGGCAGCCACCCCGAGCGACCGTGCGGCGATCGCCACCAGGGCCCGGTAGGCCTCGGCGTCGGTCGGCGTGGGCGCGTCGAGCACGGCGGTCGGCAGCACCCGCTCCGGCAGGTCGTAGCGGCGGGCGAACGACGTGCTGCGGTCGGCGGCGGCGACCTCCCCCGCCCAGAACAGGAACTCCAGCGCCCGCTTCACCGCCGACCAGTTCCACCCCCAGTTGCCGGTCTCCCGGGGTGCGTCGTGCTCGATCTCGGCGGCGGTGAGCGGCCCCCGGGCGGCCACCTCGTCGCGCACCCAGGCGACCAGGCCGGGCTGCTCCTCGGCGATCCGCCGCATCCCGCCCCAGGCATCCGAGCGGGCCCGGGCCATCCGCCAGCGCAGCACCGGGTGCAGCCCGACGGGCACCAGCGACGCCTCGTGCCCCCAGTATTCGAAGAGCTCCCGCGGGCGGCGGTAGGCGGCATCGTCGAGCAGGGCGGTCGGATAGGGCCCGAGGCGGCTGTAGAGCGGCAGGTAGTGCGCCCGTTGCAGCACGTTGACCGAATCCATCTGGATCAGCCCGACCCGGTCGAGCACCCGACGCAGGTGGCGACGGGTGGGCACGCCGGTGGGCGCGGGGTCGGCGAAGCCCTGGGCGGCGAGCGCCACCCGACGGGCCTGGGCGAGCGAGAGTGATTCCGGTGCGGCCATCGTCGGGACCCTAATCCACGGGTACGACACCGGTGCGGACGCTGGACCGATCACCCCTCGGGGCATAGAACGGACGCATGCTCACGATTCGCCGCGAGGAGCCCGACGACGCCGAGGCGGTCGCCCGGGTGCACATCCACGGCTGGCAGGCCGGCTACGAAGGGATCATGCCCGAGGAGGTGCTGCGGCGGCTCAACGTCACGGCCTGGGCGCAGCGCCGTCGCGACCTCGGCACCGCCGACCCGGAGCACCCCTTCACCACCCTGCTCGGCGAGGTCGACGGGACGCTCGCCGGGTTCACCACGTTCGGCCCGTACCGCAACGACCAGGACCGGGACGACCTCGACCCCGCGCACGGGGAGGTGGTGGCGATGTACGTCGAGCCGGCGCGCTGGGGCGACGGGACGGCCCGGGCGCTGCTGGCCGCGGCCCGGGCCGGGCTGGTCGCCCGGGGCTGGTCCGACTACCGGCTCTGGGTGCTGGAGGCCAACCACCGGGCCCGCCGGTTCTACGAGCGGGCCGGGCTGTCACCGGACGGTGAACGGTCGACCTATCCGGTGCCGCTGGCCGGCGGGCGCCCGCCGGTCGGGCTGGTCGAGCTGCGGTACGCCGGACGCCTCGACGGCTGACCCGGCCGGCGTCACCCAGCGACGGATCGGCAGGAAGGCCAGCAGCGCCAGGCTGATCCAGACGTAGGTGTTGCTGCCGAGGAAGCCGTCCAGCCCGGTGAAGTCCTTCTCCCAGGCCCAGACGATCCGGCTGATCAGGAAGCCGTACCCGACGATCGCGGCGCCCAGCAGGACGCGGCGCCGGCGGCTGCCGGCGGACGCGGCCATGCCGTTGTCCACCAGCAGGATCAGCGCGGGCAGCAACCAGACCAAGTGGTGCACCCAGGTGACCGGGCTGACCAGGCACATCACCGCGCCCGTCAGCGCCAGGCCGGTCGCCTCGTCGCCGGCGGCCACGGCGGCCCGGGACCGCCACGCCCACAGCACCAGCGTGGCGACCACCAGCGCCAGCCAGGCCAGGGTGCTCGGGTGTTCCGGGTTCAGCCGGGCCACCACCCCGCGCAGCGACTGGTTGGAGACGAACGCCAACTCACCCACCCGACCGGTGTTCCACAGCGCCTCCGTCCAGAACTCCCGCGAGGCGTCGGGGAAGAGCGCGGCGGCCAGCAGCGTCGCGCCGGCCGCGGCGGCGATCGAGGTGACCGCGGCCCGCCACCGGCCGGTGACCAGCAGGTAGACGATGAAGATGCCCGGGGTCAGCTTGATCGCGGTGGCCACGCCGATGCCCACCCCGGCCCACCGGTTGCCGGCCGGCAACAGCCGGAGCAGGTCGATCGCGACCAGGAAGAGCAGCAGCATGTTGACCTGGCCGAAGTTGACCGTCTCGCGCATCGGCTCGTACGCGGCGGCCAGGCAGAGCGCCACGGCCAGGACGAACCAGCGGGTCCATCCGGACCGGCGGGAGATCGGGTCGACCAGCCACCAGAACAGCACGGCGGTGACCACCACGCTGGCGGCCACGCTGACCGCGATCGCCGCCGACCAGGGTAGGTACGCCATCGGCAGCATGACCAGGGCGGCGAAGGGCGGGTAGGTGAAGCCGTACTGGGTGCCGGGCTTGAGGAAGTCGTAGATCTCCCCGCCGTCGTGCACCCACCAGGTCAGCGCGCCGTAGTAGACCTTGAGGTCGAAGAAGCCGTGCCGCACGGCCGCGACGGACAGGAAGGCGGTCACCGCGACGGCGAGCGCGACGACGCCGACGACCTGTCGGATCGTCTGTCGGGGACCCTGCGGCACCATCGTCTCCCCCGCCCTGCGTAGGCTTCCGTCCCATGGCTCTCGGGTACGTCCGCCCGGCGCGTCCGGAAGACGCCGGCGAGATCGCACGCATCCAACTCGCGACCTGGCGGGTCGCCTATCGTCGGATCCTGCCCCGGCATGTGCTCGACAACCTGGACGAGGCGTGGCTCGCCCGGCGGTGGAGCGCGGCCGTGCAGGAGCCGCCCTCCGGCGCCCATCGGGTGCTGGTCGCCGTCGAACAGGCCGAGCAATCGTATCTTGTGGGGTTCGCCGCCTCCGGTCCGGCCGACGCCGAGGCGCTCGCCCCGGACGAGCCGGCGGAAGTTCTCGGGCCGGACGTCGCCGCGGTGACGGACCTGCTGGTGGAGCCGCGCTGGGGTCGGCGGGGGCACGGCAGCCGGCTGCTCGCCGCGACCGTCGACCTGTGGCGTTCCGACGGTTTCACCCGCGCGCTGGCCTGGGCCTTCGACGACGACGCGGCGACCCGGAAGTTCCTCACCAGCACCGGCTGGGAACCCGACGGCGCGGCCCGCGCGCTGGACGTGGAGGACATGCTCGTCGGGCAGGTGCGCCTGCACGTGGCGGTGCCCACCGACGCGGACCCGGCGGACGCGACGCCCACCGAGGCGACGCTCCCGGACCTGGCACCGGGTGGACCGGACCCGGGCGGGCCGTCGCCGGCGACGCCCGGGGACTGACGACCCGGGCTGCCCCGCCCAGGTCGGATCGGCTTCCCACGTTCCTCACCCGACGGTGTCCGGCGTTCCGCCGGACACTGTCGGTGGCGTCGCCTACGGTGGCCCCATGGTCGCGGCGACGGCGTCCACGAGAGGGAGGCACCGGGCATGTTCACGGACACGAGGGCGTGGAGCAGTTTCTCAGCGGACGACACCGGCCGGGCCGAGCGGTTCTACGCCGACACGCTCGGGCTGCGGGTGTCACGGGACGACGCCATGGGCGGCCTGCTGACGCTGCACCTCGCCGGGGGCCGGGACGTCATGGTCTACCCGAAGGAGGACCACGCCCCGGCGGCCTACACGGTGCTCAACTTTTCCGTCGACGACGTCGACCGGGCCGTCGACGAGCTGACCGCACGCGGGGTGCAGTTCGCCCGCTACCCCGGGATGCCCCAGGACGAGAAGGGCGTCATGCGCGGCAACGGGCCGACGATCGCGTGGTTCACCGACCCGGCCGGCAACATCCTGGCGGTGCTGGAAGATCACTGACCCGGCCTCCCGGCCGACGATCGCCGGGGCGTGGCGGTCGCAGCGGCAGCCTTCCGCCCGGCGAGCGGGTCACGGACCGCCGGGTGCAAGCAGCTCGGCGACCAGTTCCTCGTCCTCCATCGCCCCGGTGGGCACGAAGCCGAGGCTCGTGTAGAGGCGGGCGGCCTGGACGTTGTCGGGATGGTAGGAGAGCCGGACGGGGTGGCCGCCGTCCTGGGCACCCAGCCACCCGGCCAGGGTGCGCACGACCGCCCGGCCGACGCCCCGGTCCTGCTCGGCCGCGTCGATCACCATGCCGCCGATCCACCGGGACCCGTCGTCGTCGACGCCCCACATGACATGCCCGACGACGGTCTCGTCCGCGTACACCGCGAGCGAGGTCCACACGTCGGAACGCGTGGTCAGCAGCAGGTAGCGGGCCGCCAGCGCCGCCACCCACGCGCGTTGGTCGTCGCGCGGGGCCACGTCGGCCACCGCCCGCCAGTTCTCGTCGTCCACCGGGCGCAGGGTGACCCGACGCCCGGCCCGGTCGGAGAGTGCCGAATCGATCATCCGGGCAGCCTAGAGGCCGCCCGGTGCCTCCGCGACGGGTTTGCCCGTCAGTCGAGCAGCGCGTCCAGGCCGACGGTCAGCCCGGGCCGGCTGCGGACCGCGCGGATGGCCAGCAGTACGCCCGGCATGAACGAGACCCGGTCGTACGAGTCGTGCCGGATGGTCAACGTCTCCCCCACGGTGCCGAAGATCACCTCCTGGTGGGCGACGAGACCGGTGGCGCGCACGGCGTGCACGCGTACCCCGTCGATGTCGGCGCCCCGGGCGCCCGCGACCTCGTCCTTGGTGGCATCCGGCACCGGGCCGAGCCCGGCCTCGGCGCGGGCGGCCGCGACCAGCCGCGCGGTGTGCGTGGCGGTGCCGCTGGGGGCGTCCAGCTTGCGGGGGTGATGCTGCTCGATGATCTCGACCGACTCGAAGTGCCGGGCCGCGCGGGCGGCGAACTGCATCATCAGCACCGCGCCGATGCCGAAGTTGGGGGCGATCACCACGCCCACGTCGGGCTTGCGGGCCAGCCAGCCGCGCACCCGCTCCAGCCGCTGCTCGGTGAAGCCGGTGGTGCCGACCACGGCGTTGATGCCCTGTTCGATGCACCAGTGCAGATGGTCCATGACGACGTCCGGGGTGGTGAAGTCCACCACCACCTCGGCCCCGGCGTCGGACGCGGCGAACAGGCCGTCGCCCTGGTCGACCATGGCCACCAGCTCCATGTCGGCGGCGGCGTCCACGGCACGGCACACCTCGATGCCCACCCGGCCCCGGGCGCCGAGCACACCGACCCGGACCAGCTCGTCCGCGCTCTTCTCCTGCTCGTCAATCACGGGGCACAACCTATCCCAATCGGGACGCGCACATCCGGGCGGACCGTCACCGTCCCGCCGTCGACACTGCGGCGGGCCGCTGCCTCGGCCGGTCCGCCGCTGGGCGGGGCCGGCGACCGGAACCGGTCAGCGGGCGGAGAAGTCGCCCGCGCCGAACGGACCGACCACGGCCAGCGACATCGGCCGGCTCAGCAGCTCGGCGGCCAGGGTGTTCACGTCGGCCACGGTGACCGCGTCGACCCGGCCGAGCAGCTCGTCGACCGGCATGAGGTGGCCGTAGAGCAGCTCGCCCTTGGCCAGCCGGCTCATCCGCGAGCCGGTGTCCTCCAGGCCCAGCACGAACGAGCCCTTGCTCATCCCCTTGCCCCGGGCCACCTCGGCCTCGGTCAGTCCGTCGGCGGCCACCCGGGCGAGTTCCGCCCGGGTCAGCTCCAGCACCTCGTCCACCTTGCCCGGGGCGCAGCCGGCGTAGACGGCGAAGAGGCCGCTGTCGGCGTACTGGCTGGCGTAGGAGTAGACCGAGTAGGCGAGACCACGCCGCTCGCGGATCTCCTGGAACAGCCGGCTCGACATGCCGCCGCCGAGGATGTTGTTGAGCACGCCGAGGGCGAACCGCCGCTCGTCGAGCCGGTCGATGCCGGGGCAGCCGAGGATGACGTGCGCCTGCTCCGTCTCCTTCGGCTCCACCAGGGTGGTGGCGGGCCTGGTGCGTACGACCGGGGTGGCCGACCGGTGCGGCGCGGGCGTCGCCGGGTCCGCGTCCAGCGGGGTGCCGCGCAGCGCCTGGCGGACCAGCTTGACCACCGTGGCGTGGTCCAGGTTGCCGGCCGCGGCGACGACGATCTGCGGGGCGGTGTAGCGGCGGCGGTAGAAGCCCTGGATCTGCCGCCGGGTCATCGGGGTGACGGTCTCCTCGGTGCCGGAGATCAGCCGGCCCAGCGGGTGGTCGCCGTAGACGGCCCGGGCGAAGATGTCGTGCACCTCGTCGCCGGGCTCGTCGTCGTGCATGGCGATCTCCTCGAGGATCACGCCCCGCTCGGTCTCCACGTCGGCCGGTTTAAGCACCGAGTCGGCGACCAGGTCACACATGACGTCGATCGCCAGCGGCAGGTCCTCGTCCAGCACGCGGGCGTAGTAGCAGGTGTATTCCTTGGTGGTGAAGGCGTTGGTCTCGCCGCCCACCGCCTCGATCCCGGAGGAGATGTCCAGTGCGCTGCGCTTGTTGGTGCCCTTGAAGAGCAGGTGCTCCAGGAAGTGCGCCGCGCCGGCCTGCGGGCCGGTCTCGTCCCGGGAGCCGACCGCGACCCAGACGCCGAACGAGACGCTGCGCATCGCCGGGATCGCCTCGGTGAGCACGCGCAGCCCGCTGGGCAGCACGGTACGTCGTACCGTGCCGCCCAGCGGATCGTCGCTGATGGTGCGGGTCACCGCCCGCGAGGCACCACCGGAGGAAACCGCCCCGGCACCTCGGGAGGAGGCCCCTGCGGGGCCTGGGGAAGACGCCACCCCCCGTCGATCCGGCGGAAACGGCGCACTGACGGCCCGACTCACGTGTTGCTCCCAGATCGACGAGGGGTGGGTGGTGCGACTATCT
This window harbors:
- a CDS encoding glycosyltransferase 87 family protein, which encodes MVPQGPRQTIRQVVGVVALAVAVTAFLSVAAVRHGFFDLKVYYGALTWWVHDGGEIYDFLKPGTQYGFTYPPFAALVMLPMAYLPWSAAIAVSVAASVVVTAVLFWWLVDPISRRSGWTRWFVLAVALCLAAAYEPMRETVNFGQVNMLLLFLVAIDLLRLLPAGNRWAGVGIGVATAIKLTPGIFIVYLLVTGRWRAAVTSIAAAAGATLLAAALFPDASREFWTEALWNTGRVGELAFVSNQSLRGVVARLNPEHPSTLAWLALVVATLVLWAWRSRAAVAAGDEATGLALTGAVMCLVSPVTWVHHLVWLLPALILLVDNGMAASAGSRRRRVLLGAAIVGYGFLISRIVWAWEKDFTGLDGFLGSNTYVWISLALLAFLPIRRWVTPAGSAVEASGVPQLDQPDRRAPAGQRHRIGRPFTVR
- a CDS encoding M16 family metallopeptidase, with product MSRAVSAPFPPDRRGVASSPGPAGASSRGAGAVSSGGASRAVTRTISDDPLGGTVRRTVLPSGLRVLTEAIPAMRSVSFGVWVAVGSRDETGPQAGAAHFLEHLLFKGTNKRSALDISSGIEAVGGETNAFTTKEYTCYYARVLDEDLPLAIDVMCDLVADSVLKPADVETERGVILEEIAMHDDEPGDEVHDIFARAVYGDHPLGRLISGTEETVTPMTRRQIQGFYRRRYTAPQIVVAAAGNLDHATVVKLVRQALRGTPLDADPATPAPHRSATPVVRTRPATTLVEPKETEQAHVILGCPGIDRLDERRFALGVLNNILGGGMSSRLFQEIRERRGLAYSVYSYASQYADSGLFAVYAGCAPGKVDEVLELTRAELARVAADGLTEAEVARGKGMSKGSFVLGLEDTGSRMSRLAKGELLYGHLMPVDELLGRVDAVTVADVNTLAAELLSRPMSLAVVGPFGAGDFSAR
- a CDS encoding GNAT family N-acetyltransferase, whose protein sequence is MIDSALSDRAGRRVTLRPVDDENWRAVADVAPRDDQRAWVAALAARYLLLTTRSDVWTSLAVYADETVVGHVMWGVDDDGSRWIGGMVIDAAEQDRGVGRAVVRTLAGWLGAQDGGHPVRLSYHPDNVQAARLYTSLGFVPTGAMEDEELVAELLAPGGP
- the dapB gene encoding 4-hydroxy-tetrahydrodipicolinate reductase — translated: MIDEQEKSADELVRVGVLGARGRVGIEVCRAVDAAADMELVAMVDQGDGLFAASDAGAEVVVDFTTPDVVMDHLHWCIEQGINAVVGTTGFTEQRLERVRGWLARKPDVGVVIAPNFGIGAVLMMQFAARAARHFESVEIIEQHHPRKLDAPSGTATHTARLVAAARAEAGLGPVPDATKDEVAGARGADIDGVRVHAVRATGLVAHQEVIFGTVGETLTIRHDSYDRVSFMPGVLLAIRAVRSRPGLTVGLDALLD
- a CDS encoding VOC family protein, whose translation is MFTDTRAWSSFSADDTGRAERFYADTLGLRVSRDDAMGGLLTLHLAGGRDVMVYPKEDHAPAAYTVLNFSVDDVDRAVDELTARGVQFARYPGMPQDEKGVMRGNGPTIAWFTDPAGNILAVLEDH
- a CDS encoding winged helix-turn-helix domain-containing protein encodes the protein MAAPESLSLAQARRVALAAQGFADPAPTGVPTRRHLRRVLDRVGLIQMDSVNVLQRAHYLPLYSRLGPYPTALLDDAAYRRPRELFEYWGHEASLVPVGLHPVLRWRMARARSDAWGGMRRIAEEQPGLVAWVRDEVAARGPLTAAEIEHDAPRETGNWGWNWSAVKRALEFLFWAGEVAAADRSTSFARRYDLPERVLPTAVLDAPTPTDAEAYRALVAIAARSLGVAAEPELRDYFRLPAAGARQAIAELVEAGELLPVVVQGWQRPAWLHAGARLPRWVRGNTLVSPFDPVVWERARAERLFDFSYRIEIYVPAPQRAYGYYVLPFLQGERFTARVDLKADRKAGVLLVPAAWGEPGVDPGETALALAAELHRLAGWLRLDAVAPPAAGDLAAPLAAALAGLAGVR
- a CDS encoding DUF2752 domain-containing protein, with product MSDVKSVDGPAPQPHPQTGGVDAPPQQWPTAPADGWPAGQVPPYPVPPYPVPEPDRLTRFVVRLYERSPRWAVPLAALGCVAAGIGYALLSDPTRSAPDAAPTCLLKLTTGLDCPGCGGTRALWYVLHADLPAAARHHFLFVFALPFLAYLFVAWAGRQAFGWRLPELRISSRMIGVFLAAWLAFSVLRNLPWAPFTSLYV
- a CDS encoding GNAT family N-acetyltransferase, giving the protein MLTIRREEPDDAEAVARVHIHGWQAGYEGIMPEEVLRRLNVTAWAQRRRDLGTADPEHPFTTLLGEVDGTLAGFTTFGPYRNDQDRDDLDPAHGEVVAMYVEPARWGDGTARALLAAARAGLVARGWSDYRLWVLEANHRARRFYERAGLSPDGERSTYPVPLAGGRPPVGLVELRYAGRLDG
- the dapA gene encoding 4-hydroxy-tetrahydrodipicolinate synthase; amino-acid sequence: MTHDHPDTPTRAVSRPFGRVLTAMVTPFTADGSLDLDGAARLASYLVDEQGNDALVVNGTTGESPTTTDTEKEQLIRAVVEAVGDRAKVVAGVGTNDTRHTIELSAAAEKAGAHGLLVVTPYYSKPPQSGLLRHFTAVADATGLPVMLYDIPHRAGVPIDTETMVRLAEHGRIVAVKDAKGDLTATGWVTSRTNLAFYSGEDSLTLPSLAVGGVGVVGTSTHFTGALTKQMIEAYDAGDTAAALSLHRRLLPLFTGIFRAQGVILVKAGLAAAGKPAGPVRPPLVDATDEEIAQLRADSAAAGLELPE
- the thyX gene encoding FAD-dependent thymidylate synthase encodes the protein MVQPQVKLVAWTHFETPEEVPWSTDAEGGQALAEFAGRACYQSWKKPNPATATNAGYLAHILEVGHLSVLEHGSVSFYFSGVSRSFTHELIRHRHFSYSQLSQRYVPERDAAMVEPSVIADDPELHKKFVEAAEASVRAYNELLEGLERRFADVENATLRRKQARQAARAVLPNATETRIVVTGNYRAWRHFIAMRATEHADVEIRELAVECLRQLQGVAPNVFADFVISALPDGTEVAASPHAELS